In the Vicinamibacterales bacterium genome, GGCCAGCCGGAGGCCGGTGCCGCGAGGTTCACGAGACGGGCTGCATTGGATGCAGCAGCATGAGGTACGGGATCCCAATTCCCAGGAGCGCCGCGAGGAAGATCGCCCCGAAGATCAGCCCCAGCGTCCAGAACTCCTTGCGTGACACGAACCCGCTCGCGTAGAAGACCGGCGCAGGACCGGTCGCGTACGGCGTGAGGATGCCCATGACGCCCAGCGAGTAGCACAGCAGCAACGCGAAGGCGTTCACCGGCATACCGGGCACCGCCACGCCCGCCGCGAGGAACATCGGGAGCATCGCGGTCACGTGCGCGGTGATGCTCGCGAACATGTAGTGCGTGACGAAGAACACGGCGACGAGTGCCGCCATCACCAGTGTGGGCGGCAGACCGCCGAGCAACGCGGCCGATCCGCGGGCCAGCCACCCGACGAATCCGACCTTGTTCAGTCCGTCCGCCAGCCCCACGAGCGTCGCCAGGAGCACCAGCACGTTCCACGCGTCCTTGTGACCGACGATCTCCTGCCAGGTAACGATCCGGAAGGCGAGCATGAGAGAGATGACGAGGAGTGCGGCCGTCGCAGCTTCCATCAGCTCGCCGCCGAGGACCCACAGCGAGATCGCGACCAGCGCGAGCCCGCCCATCGTCCATTCGCCCCGCGAGACCCTGCCCATTCGTGCGAGTTCCGCGCCCGCCCACTCCGGCACTTCGTGGCCGCCGGTCACGGTCGGCGGGTAGATCTTGTAGACCAGCCACGGCAGCACCGCAATGAACAGCAGTCCGATCGGCAGGAAGCCGATGACCCACGTACCCATCGAGATGTCGTGTCCGATGGTCTTCTCGACGAGGCTGACCGCCAGCAGGTTCGGCGCCAGGCCGGTGAGGAACATCGAGCTGGTGACGGCCGTCGCGGCGAACTCGGTCCAGATGATGTACGCACCGATCCGGCGCGCCGTGGGTCCAGGATGCGAATCGTACAGCGGGGGAATGTTGCGGATGACCGGAAACACCGTGCCGGCGCTGCGCGCGGTATTGGAGGGGGTGAAGGGCGCGAGCACGACGTCGGCAAGCATCACCGCGTACCCCAGGCCGAGCGTGCGGCCACCGAGGCGGCGCACGAGCAGCAGGGCGATCCGCTTGCCCAGACCGGTCTTCTGGTAGCCGAGCGCGAACGTGAATGCGGCGAACACGAGCCAGACGGTGCCGTTGGCGAAGCCCGAGAGCGCCAGCTTCAGCGAGGCCTCGGTATCGGGCGCCGCGAGGCGCGACGCCGCCATGAGCGCCATGCCCACGAAGCCGACGCCGGCCGCGGGAATCGGCTCGAGCACCAGCCCCGTCACGACACCGGCGAACAGCGAGAAGTAGAGCCAGGCGTTTCTGGTGAGGCCGGCGGGCACGGGCAGGAGCGCGAGCGCGATCGCCACGCCCATCGGCACGACGGCCCGCCAATTCACGCGCGCGTGCCACGGAGCGGGACGATTGGAAGGATCACCTTCGGTCAGTGTCGCCATAGGCCGGGAAAGCGTAACAGATTTCCCAGCCTATGGCTCGACAGTGGGACGCCGCGCCGTGCACTCGGCACCTATCTACCGAGGACCAGCCTGACCCCGAAGAACAACTCCCTCGTCGGTCCGGGCTGGTAGGAGTTGCCGTCCGGGTCGGGCTCGCTGAAGGCGATGTACTCGGTCGCCAGCAGATTGCGGACCGACAGCATCACCTCACCGCGCATACCGTCCCGCTTGCCGAAGCGGTACGCCACGCGCGGATTCACCAGAACGAAGCCGTCAGTCGACGCCACGTTGGTCTGATCGACGTACGACAGGCTCTGCGCGAAGAGGTTCAGCCCGAACACCCAGTTGTCGGCGTAGACGTACTCGGCGTCGAACGCGAACTGGTGCCGCGGAGCGTTCGGCATGACCTTGTCGGTGAACTCGCCGAACAGGCTCTTGATGCTCGTGTACTTGAAGTCGTTCCACGTGTAGGCGAGCCGCAGGTTGATGTCGGGACGCGGCACGTAGCCGAGCGCGGTCTCCAAACCGTAGCGCCGGCTCGACCCGGCGTTCTGGTAGAAGGTCTCGAGCGGCCGGTTCTTCACGCGATACCGACCGAAGTCGTTGTCCGTGTTCACGTGAAAGAACGCGACGTCGTACGCGAACCCGTTCGCGCCGCCGCGAACGCCGAACTCCTCGCCCCGCGACGTCGCCGGCACGAGGCTCAGGTTGAACCCGCCCTG is a window encoding:
- a CDS encoding DASS family sodium-coupled anion symporter — its product is MNWRAVVPMGVAIALALLPVPAGLTRNAWLYFSLFAGVVTGLVLEPIPAAGVGFVGMALMAASRLAAPDTEASLKLALSGFANGTVWLVFAAFTFALGYQKTGLGKRIALLLVRRLGGRTLGLGYAVMLADVVLAPFTPSNTARSAGTVFPVIRNIPPLYDSHPGPTARRIGAYIIWTEFAATAVTSSMFLTGLAPNLLAVSLVEKTIGHDISMGTWVIGFLPIGLLFIAVLPWLVYKIYPPTVTGGHEVPEWAGAELARMGRVSRGEWTMGGLALVAISLWVLGGELMEAATAALLVISLMLAFRIVTWQEIVGHKDAWNVLVLLATLVGLADGLNKVGFVGWLARGSAALLGGLPPTLVMAALVAVFFVTHYMFASITAHVTAMLPMFLAAGVAVPGMPVNAFALLLCYSLGVMGILTPYATGPAPVFYASGFVSRKEFWTLGLIFGAIFLAALLGIGIPYLMLLHPMQPVS